A region from the Mucilaginibacter sp. CSA2-8R genome encodes:
- a CDS encoding aspartate carbamoyltransferase catalytic subunit, producing MAGLSTRHLLGIKDLNHTDIELILETADTFKAVINRPIKKVPSLRDVTIANIFFENSTRTRLSFELAERRLSADTINFAASSSSVSKGETLIDTVNNILAMKVDMVVMRHPYAGAGVFLSKHVKAQIVNAGDGAHEHPTQALLDAFSIREKLGDVAGKKVVIVGDVLHSRVALSNILCLKQLGAEVMVCGPTTLIPKYIGSLGVKVEHDLIKALNWCDVANMLRIQLERQDIKYFPSLREYSMLYGLNKQILDGLDKEIVIMHPGPINRGVEITSDVADSKQSIILDQVENGVAVRMAVLYLLAGQN from the coding sequence ATGGCCGGGCTGAGCACACGACATTTACTTGGAATAAAAGATTTAAACCACACAGATATTGAGCTGATACTGGAAACGGCCGATACTTTTAAAGCCGTGATTAACCGGCCTATTAAAAAGGTGCCGTCTCTGCGCGATGTAACCATTGCTAATATCTTTTTTGAAAACTCAACCCGTACCCGTTTATCATTTGAGCTGGCCGAACGCCGCCTCTCGGCAGATACCATCAATTTTGCAGCCTCATCGTCATCAGTAAGCAAAGGCGAAACGCTGATAGACACCGTGAACAATATCCTGGCCATGAAGGTGGACATGGTGGTAATGCGTCACCCCTATGCCGGTGCCGGTGTGTTTTTATCAAAGCATGTAAAGGCTCAAATTGTAAATGCCGGCGATGGTGCCCACGAGCATCCCACCCAAGCCCTGCTTGACGCCTTTTCTATCCGCGAAAAATTAGGTGATGTTGCTGGTAAAAAGGTGGTTATTGTAGGCGATGTGCTGCACTCGCGTGTGGCCTTATCAAATATTCTATGCCTTAAACAATTAGGTGCTGAAGTGATGGTTTGCGGCCCAACTACTTTAATTCCTAAATACATTGGCTCATTAGGTGTTAAAGTTGAGCACGACCTGATTAAAGCTTTAAACTGGTGCGATGTGGCCAATATGCTGCGTATTCAGTTAGAGCGTCAGGATATTAAATACTTCCCGTCTCTGCGTGAATACAGCATGCTTTATGGCCTGAACAAACAGATACTGGATGGCTTAGATAAAGAAATTGTGATTATGCACCCGGGGCCCATTAATCGCGGTGTAGAGATTACCAGCGACGTAGCCGACAGCAAACAATCTATCATATTAGACCAAGTTGAAAATGGTGTAGCTGTGCGTATGGCAGTGTTATACCTGCTGGCTGGTCAGAATTAA
- the pyrR gene encoding bifunctional pyr operon transcriptional regulator/uracil phosphoribosyltransferase PyrR gives MQNLTLLDGQKFQITIQRLCRQLIENHNDFSNAIIIGIQPRGIYLAKRVAEELGKILGKPVLQGDLDITFYRDDFRRREAPLLPNQTRIDFIIEGKNVILMDDVLWTGRTIRAAMDAMLAFGRPSKVELLTLVDRRYSRHIPVMADYTGIEVDSIASQKVVVSWKETDGEDKVVLVSESK, from the coding sequence ATGCAAAACCTGACGTTGCTCGATGGGCAAAAGTTCCAGATTACCATTCAGCGCCTTTGCCGACAGTTGATTGAAAATCACAACGACTTTTCGAACGCTATAATAATTGGTATACAACCACGGGGTATTTACCTGGCCAAGCGTGTAGCCGAAGAATTGGGCAAAATACTGGGCAAGCCAGTATTGCAAGGCGACCTGGATATCACCTTTTATCGTGATGACTTTCGTCGCCGCGAGGCTCCGCTCCTACCCAATCAAACCCGTATCGACTTTATTATTGAAGGCAAAAACGTTATCCTGATGGACGACGTGCTTTGGACAGGCCGAACCATACGCGCCGCCATGGATGCCATGCTGGCCTTTGGCCGGCCGAGTAAGGTTGAGTTGCTGACGCTTGTCGACCGGCGTTACTCACGCCATATACCGGTGATGGCCGACTATACCGGTATTGAGGTTGACTCGATTGCCTCGCAAAAAGTAGTGGTAAGCTGGAAAGAAACCGACGGAGAAGATAAAGTAGTACTGGTATCCGAAAGCAAATAA
- the rpsA gene encoding 30S ribosomal protein S1: MAKKQEAEKELKSKQAELETVGAGKERENIESEADSISIDEIKSKIAANQDEFDWDADEKKFGNYSDSDREKFEKMYDGTFNSINQGEIITGTVVNINNKDVVLNIGFKSDGMVSLSEFRDTPDLKIGDVVDVFVESQEDANGQLVLSRKRAKTQKSWERINDALTNDEIITGFVKSRTKGGLIVDIMGVEAFLPGSQIDIKPIRDYDVYVGKTMEFKVVKINHEFKNVVVSHKVLIEDDLENQKIEIVARLEKGQVLEGTVKNITDFGVFIDLGGVDGLLHITDISWGRIEHPREVLALDQKINVVVLDFDDEKKRIALGLKQLTPHPWQSLDESIQVGSRVKGKIVTVADYGAFLEITPGVEGLIHVSEMSWSQNLRNPQEFLKVGDEVEAQVLTLDREERKMSLGIKQLTPDPWQNAGEKYAVGTQHVATVKNMTNFGVFVELEDGIDGLIHISDLSWSKKVNHPNEFTKVGEKLDVVVLELDIENRKLSLGHKQLEENPWDTFETIFTVDSIHEGTVLKVTDKGAVVALPYGVEGFAPTKHLVKEDGKSLKAEDTAEFKIIEFGKDNKRIVISHSRIWEDQRAEARVTDFENRKKEAKAANNAVKKVKESVEKSTLGDLSVLAQLKEQMEGAENKARNSSNNEDSK; the protein is encoded by the coding sequence ATGGCAAAAAAACAAGAAGCAGAAAAAGAATTAAAATCTAAACAAGCTGAACTGGAGACAGTTGGAGCTGGTAAAGAGAGAGAAAACATTGAGTCAGAAGCTGATTCAATTTCTATTGATGAAATCAAATCTAAAATTGCAGCTAACCAGGACGAATTTGACTGGGATGCTGACGAGAAAAAATTTGGTAACTACAGCGACTCTGATCGTGAGAAATTTGAAAAAATGTACGATGGTACATTCAATTCAATTAATCAAGGTGAAATCATCACCGGTACTGTAGTAAACATCAATAACAAAGACGTGGTATTAAACATCGGCTTTAAATCTGATGGTATGGTGTCATTGTCTGAATTCCGTGATACACCTGATCTGAAAATCGGTGATGTTGTTGACGTGTTTGTTGAGTCGCAAGAAGATGCTAACGGCCAGTTAGTTCTTTCTCGCAAACGTGCTAAAACACAAAAATCATGGGAGCGCATTAATGATGCATTAACTAACGATGAAATCATCACCGGTTTTGTGAAAAGCCGTACCAAAGGTGGTTTGATTGTAGATATAATGGGCGTTGAAGCCTTCTTACCTGGTTCACAAATCGATATCAAGCCTATCCGCGATTACGATGTGTACGTAGGTAAAACTATGGAGTTCAAAGTTGTTAAAATCAACCACGAGTTTAAAAACGTAGTGGTATCGCACAAAGTGCTGATTGAGGACGACTTAGAAAACCAAAAAATTGAAATTGTTGCCCGCCTTGAAAAAGGTCAGGTATTGGAAGGTACCGTTAAAAATATTACTGACTTCGGTGTATTCATCGACTTGGGTGGTGTTGACGGCTTACTGCACATTACTGACATCTCTTGGGGCCGTATCGAGCATCCGCGTGAAGTATTGGCACTGGATCAGAAAATCAACGTGGTTGTTCTGGACTTTGATGACGAGAAAAAACGTATTGCTCTGGGCTTAAAACAATTAACTCCTCACCCTTGGCAAAGCCTTGACGAATCAATTCAGGTTGGTTCAAGAGTTAAAGGTAAAATTGTTACAGTGGCTGATTATGGCGCATTCCTTGAAATCACGCCTGGTGTTGAAGGCTTGATCCACGTATCAGAAATGTCATGGTCACAAAACCTGCGCAACCCTCAGGAATTCCTGAAAGTTGGTGACGAAGTTGAAGCACAAGTTTTAACTTTAGACCGCGAAGAGCGCAAAATGTCATTAGGTATTAAACAATTAACGCCTGATCCATGGCAAAATGCTGGCGAGAAATACGCTGTTGGTACTCAGCACGTAGCCACCGTTAAAAACATGACCAACTTTGGTGTGTTTGTTGAGCTGGAAGACGGAATTGATGGTTTAATTCACATCTCTGACCTTTCTTGGTCTAAAAAAGTTAATCACCCTAACGAGTTTACTAAAGTAGGCGAGAAATTAGACGTGGTTGTTTTAGAGTTGGACATTGAGAACCGCAAACTGAGCTTAGGCCACAAACAACTGGAAGAGAACCCTTGGGATACTTTCGAAACCATCTTCACTGTTGACTCGATCCATGAAGGTACTGTGTTGAAAGTAACTGACAAAGGTGCGGTTGTAGCTTTACCTTACGGTGTTGAAGGCTTTGCGCCAACCAAACACTTGGTAAAAGAAGACGGTAAATCTTTAAAAGCTGAAGATACTGCTGAATTCAAAATCATTGAGTTTGGTAAAGACAACAAACGTATTGTTATCTCTCACTCACGTATTTGGGAAGACCAACGCGCTGAAGCAAGAGTAACTGACTTTGAAAACCGTAAAAAAGAAGCGAAAGCTGCTAACAATGCGGTTAAAAAAGTAAAAGAGTCTGTTGAGAAATCAACCCTGGGCGACTTAAGCGTTCTGGCTCAATTGAAAGAGCAAATGGAAGGTGCTGAAAACAAAGCACGTAACAGCTCTAACAACGAGGATTCAAAATAA
- a CDS encoding cation diffusion facilitator family transporter, whose translation MSASKTPIYTALGANLLIAITKLAAALFTGSSAMVSEGIHSLVDTSNEVLLLLGIKKSQKPADEHRPFGYGRELYFWSFVVSLLFFALGGGFSIYEGVEHLINPEEVTNPVWNYAVLGIALIFDGISFVTALKEFTRQRGDTPFWQAVRESKDPPTFVVLFEDAADVIGILIAFTGILLGQLLHNPYIDGIASIMIGLLLTAVAILLVRESRSLLMGETPMPDELKKVIGLAENHAAVNKVVHHLSTFLAPEEVILVLRVNFKANTDNQQIITAIENIRASIQQAYPHYKQLFIEPVSAV comes from the coding sequence ATGTCGGCATCAAAAACACCCATTTACACCGCTCTTGGAGCTAATCTTTTAATTGCCATCACTAAACTGGCAGCAGCACTTTTTACAGGTAGCTCGGCTATGGTGTCCGAAGGTATACATTCGCTGGTAGATACCAGCAACGAAGTACTGTTACTGTTAGGGATCAAAAAAAGCCAAAAGCCGGCCGACGAACACCGGCCCTTTGGCTATGGCCGTGAGTTGTATTTTTGGTCGTTTGTAGTGTCGCTGTTATTTTTTGCACTGGGTGGAGGTTTTTCGATCTACGAGGGAGTTGAACATTTAATCAATCCCGAAGAGGTCACTAACCCGGTTTGGAATTATGCCGTGTTAGGTATTGCTTTAATATTTGATGGCATCTCATTCGTCACTGCACTTAAAGAATTTACCCGTCAGCGCGGAGACACTCCTTTTTGGCAGGCCGTGCGCGAAAGTAAAGATCCGCCTACTTTTGTGGTATTGTTTGAAGATGCTGCCGATGTGATCGGCATCCTTATTGCATTTACAGGCATATTACTTGGCCAGTTGTTGCATAACCCATACATCGATGGCATTGCCTCCATCATGATTGGTTTACTACTTACGGCGGTGGCTATACTATTAGTGCGCGAAAGCCGCAGCCTGTTAATGGGCGAAACACCCATGCCCGACGAATTAAAAAAGGTAATTGGCTTAGCCGAAAATCATGCTGCCGTTAATAAAGTAGTACATCACCTTTCCACCTTCCTGGCTCCGGAAGAAGTGATTTTGGTGTTAAGAGTAAACTTTAAAGCAAATACAGATAATCAGCAAATTATTACAGCTATCGAAAACATCCGGGCGTCCATCCAGCAAGCCTATCCTCATTATAAGCAGCTTTTTATAGAGCCGGTGAGTGCGGTTTAA
- a CDS encoding TonB-dependent receptor, with protein sequence MKMKVLGSLLLLMLPAYIYAAVAAFTGKVTDSKTNEPIIGATITLPQLRISTSTDANGQFTFNTLPARGRYVVEVRYIGYQTMVKTVDLSSPSSLSFSLIPSIVEAREVVVTGTLVTATSKYNSTSASVVSKEDLQGSYTNLIDALAKQVPGVSQITTGPGISKPVIRGLGYNRVVTLSDGVKQQGQQWGDEHGIELDQYQADRVEVLRGAASLQYGSDAIGGVINLVEPLAPAPGKIKGELLSNYSTNNGLTGSSVMLTGNENGFVWRGRSSYQSAYSFKTPSGYFPNSGFNNTNLSGMVGLNKSWGYSHLNVSYYKNNIGFFDPETPEDLYTNEHSRTLDYPRQDIRHYKIALNNNFVLGEGSLKLDLGYQKNQRRELEDSAVPSLFFDLNTYSLDAKYSLPAKNGWEPVIGLSGSIGHSVNKAEEKLIPEYNAYATGVFAFVKKTYGANSVSAGLRYDYIQNKGKQLIEDGEQKFTGFNNNFNSLSGALGYTHVFNDNLNFKANAGSAFRAPNPAELGSNGVHEGTFRYEVGNGNLSPERSYQADATLEFGSGLFTGSVGVYENYIHNYIYASNNNNETIVVPEETLVNYPVYRYGQVNANLYGAEANLTLHPVSFIHFENTFGYTHAQNISLDRPLAFIPAGTLNNTLRFEPKIKGLNSFYVYAGVNNYFRQSRIDATFETPTSSYTLLNAGVGTTFKIGRQHLKVYVSGNNLTDKRYYDALSRLKPGRLSQTDPALGVYNPGRNITFGFFLPLDIK encoded by the coding sequence ATGAAAATGAAAGTATTAGGCAGTTTGTTGCTGCTTATGTTACCTGCATATATCTATGCGGCCGTTGCTGCATTTACCGGTAAAGTTACCGACTCCAAAACCAACGAGCCTATTATTGGCGCAACCATTACCCTGCCTCAGTTAAGAATTAGCACCAGTACAGATGCCAATGGGCAGTTTACTTTTAACACTTTGCCGGCTCGTGGCCGCTATGTAGTTGAGGTACGTTACATAGGCTACCAAACTATGGTTAAAACGGTAGATTTATCATCTCCTTCATCGCTTAGTTTTAGTTTAATACCCAGTATTGTAGAAGCCCGCGAGGTAGTGGTTACCGGTACACTGGTTACGGCTACCAGTAAATATAACAGCACATCGGCCAGCGTAGTGTCTAAAGAAGACTTACAAGGATCGTACACTAACCTGATCGACGCTTTGGCTAAGCAGGTACCTGGTGTAAGCCAAATTACTACCGGGCCGGGCATCTCTAAACCGGTGATCAGAGGATTGGGCTATAACCGTGTGGTAACCCTGAGCGATGGGGTAAAACAACAAGGCCAGCAGTGGGGCGATGAACACGGTATAGAGCTTGATCAGTACCAGGCAGACCGGGTAGAGGTGCTGCGCGGAGCAGCTTCTTTGCAGTATGGATCGGATGCTATTGGCGGTGTAATTAACCTGGTTGAACCTTTGGCACCTGCGCCTGGCAAAATAAAAGGTGAGTTATTATCTAACTATTCTACCAATAATGGTTTAACAGGCTCGTCGGTTATGTTAACCGGTAATGAAAATGGTTTTGTTTGGCGCGGCAGAAGCTCTTACCAAAGTGCTTACTCTTTTAAAACACCAAGTGGTTATTTCCCTAATAGCGGGTTTAATAATACCAACTTAAGCGGTATGGTAGGCTTAAATAAAAGCTGGGGTTATTCGCATTTAAATGTATCATACTACAAAAATAATATCGGCTTTTTTGACCCCGAAACACCAGAAGACTTATACACTAACGAGCATTCAAGAACGCTCGATTACCCAAGACAAGATATCCGCCATTATAAAATAGCCCTGAACAATAATTTTGTTTTAGGCGAAGGCTCGCTGAAATTAGATTTAGGCTATCAAAAAAATCAACGCCGCGAGCTGGAAGATAGTGCTGTACCGTCTTTATTTTTCGACCTAAATACTTACTCGTTAGATGCTAAATATTCTTTACCTGCTAAAAACGGCTGGGAGCCGGTTATTGGTTTAAGCGGAAGCATTGGGCATAGTGTAAATAAAGCCGAAGAAAAATTAATACCTGAGTACAATGCTTACGCAACCGGTGTATTTGCTTTCGTGAAAAAAACTTACGGTGCCAACAGTGTAAGCGCCGGGTTGCGGTATGATTATATTCAGAACAAAGGCAAGCAATTGATTGAAGATGGCGAGCAGAAGTTTACCGGGTTTAACAATAATTTTAATAGCTTGAGCGGCGCTTTGGGCTATACCCATGTATTTAATGATAACCTGAATTTTAAAGCTAACGCAGGTTCTGCCTTTAGGGCGCCAAACCCGGCCGAGTTAGGTTCAAACGGTGTACACGAAGGAACTTTCAGATATGAAGTGGGTAATGGAAACCTAAGCCCCGAGCGCAGCTACCAGGCTGATGCTACCCTCGAGTTTGGCTCAGGCTTGTTTACAGGCAGCGTAGGCGTGTACGAAAATTATATACACAATTACATCTACGCTTCTAACAACAACAATGAAACCATTGTAGTACCCGAAGAAACGCTGGTAAATTATCCTGTTTATCGTTACGGACAAGTTAATGCTAATTTGTACGGAGCAGAGGCTAACTTAACTTTGCACCCGGTATCGTTTATTCACTTCGAAAATACGTTTGGTTATACCCACGCTCAAAATATCAGTTTAGACAGGCCGCTGGCGTTTATCCCGGCAGGTACTTTAAATAATACCTTACGGTTTGAGCCAAAAATTAAAGGGCTTAATTCGTTTTATGTTTACGCCGGTGTCAATAACTATTTTAGGCAAAGCCGTATTGATGCAACTTTCGAAACCCCAACCAGTTCTTACACCCTGCTTAACGCGGGTGTAGGTACAACGTTTAAAATAGGCCGTCAGCATCTTAAAGTTTACGTGTCCGGAAATAACCTGACTGATAAGCGTTACTATGATGCACTTAGCCGCTTAAAGCCAGGTAGACTCAGCCAAACTGATCCAGCCTTAGGCGTTTATAACCCAGGGCGAAACATTACATTCGGTTTCTTTTTACCGTTGGATATCAAATAA